Sequence from the Nasonia vitripennis strain AsymCx chromosome 5, Nvit_psr_1.1, whole genome shotgun sequence genome:
ctctcgctcgaccCGTTCACTTTTCCTTCCCTCGAATGGCATTATTGACTGTGATACAAAGTTTCGACAGGcaacgagagtgagagagggaatATTCGAACGGCATCCATAAAGATATTTTAGGGAATGAAATTTCCTTCCACTCGGGCTTCTATGAATAATGCAACGTAGCACTGAACTCTCGAGCTTTGCAAAATAGCGAATAACATCGAATGAGCGAGCTGCGCAGCGTATCAAAGTATCGATTTCGAAGTACAAAAGCCTCAAAAACCTTTCACGCATTGCAGTGCTCCCTGGCGGGTCTGGacaagaagaaggaggagctCCTGGAGATCGGCTGCTCCGGCGGTCTTCTCCAGCGCGACTCGCCGAGTCTCTCCAAGCTCCACACCGGCTCCTCGTCGACCACCCACGCGAGCAAGCGTTCGCTTTCCACCTTCGTTCTCGCCGATTCACCGAGCGACAGCGGCAGCCCCGTCGCTCCCCACAAGACCAAATTCGTCGACGAGCTCGAGCACATGCAGCTCCAGGAGTACGAGTGCAGCCAAAGCTCGTACTACTGTCCGAGTCCGTCGACCCAGAGTCGGTTACAGCAGCGGACCCCGTCGCCGTGCGTCGACGCGACTATGGCAGCGCAGGACGACGGCCTCGACGAGGATCTACCCGATCCACCGCCGCCACCCAAGAGCCCGGCTCCGGCGGCTGGGATGATGTGTCCGGGTATTCTGAGGCAACCCGGGACTCCTGGCAGTGCCAAGAAAAGGGTCCAGATACAGGAGATATCTGTTTGATTTAATTACACCGACGATCTACATTATATTTGCGTAATATTGTATAGATGAAAATAAGAAGTCTTATTTATTGTTGGATTTTATTGACACGAGTTTATATATAGCGAGAAACGGATTAAGATATGGGAAGGGAAAAGAATTAATTATGGTTGTGTGATTCTCTcattattatacatacatGCATATTGTATTGcgtattatacatattataatcTCTCTGTCCGAGGAAAAGAATTGATTTATTCATACGTTGACTACTACCATGATGTGTTAATATATgcgaatataatattatattgattatatagggacaaattttttaaagggCCGTTATAATCGAGAAGTATATGATTATTATATGAAACAATAAATGTGTTCAATATACGACGGATGTATAATTAGGGAGAACGACGTAAGAAAGatgccaaaaaaaaagtaataattgcACATCACGCGACTCTGTAGAATCTCAGGCGTGTTAAGCGTATAATTCCGATACTCTTCCGAACCTGCATAtactttttcttctattataccataaaaaataatacggtGAAAGGCAAGGGGgaagaaaaatcgataataTTACTATGAAAGTTATGACTAGTTGACTATAATCCACTGAATACGGGTGCCAAATACATAATGTAGccgacgagagaaagaaaaaagaggacAAGATTATGCACACGAGATACGGGATTGAGAGTATAACGAACGTATAGAACACGATCACATCATCCGAAGaggaattataaaaaaaaaaaaaaagagaaaacaatACACAGGACAGAGACGTAATAACGACAGAGAGTTTGCTGCGCGTACACAGCTTGGATACGCAAGGAATTGATAATTCATACATAGACTTTGTGATCGCTTAGcttagaaaattttaatctCCGTAATAGAGGCTCGACTATACGTAGGGAGACGACGACACACGATGAACCGAAACGTAACCATCGATAAGGGgcctcgcgcgagagaagaaTGAAATGACGagctgtataaaaaaaaacgcgacgACGATGAATTTTCGGTTATTCGATTCGCATTATGTATAACACGGGCGTCAGACGAATCGCCCCCGCAGTCTGTTGTAGATGTAAATccgtgtataatatatatatattatacacagaGGAGAAGAGAACACACGACGAGTCGCTGGGGGTGCTCACGTATACACAATTAACACAGACGCTCACACAAACACACGTACACAGTTGAACCAGGACAAATAAGAGAGAAACGTCCCCCTCCAACCCCTTCCGTGTTAGTTTCGTTAGCTGGAAGAAACACACTTGCCAAAGTTcgcgatattattatataatacgacaaagaaaatgaagaataataataaaataaaataaaacgttCTGTCGTCGCAGCGTCTCGATCTTCGCGAGATCGAGTCGCcttataaagaaaatatacgtAAACCGTGATACGTAACGGAACGCACAattccttaaaaaaaaaaaataataataaaaaccctAATAGGGACGAAAAGATGAAGAATTGTACATATATAGGATTCGCCGCGTGTGTCGCGCGTAAATTCATTACATAAGCAGAAAAACATAAGGTATTAATCGATAATTAAcgattatatacatataaaattaataacgtAAACGGGATACTATTAATAAAACGTAGAGAGGCGAGACGAACCGCGCGCGTGTGAGCACTCCTGGTCTTCCTTTAAACTAATCGATTAACGACgagcatttaaaaaaaaaaaaaagaacaattcATCTTAAAAGCCAAGAATGGTAttgtgaaaaaagaaaaagattgAGTATTCGAGTCCAGCGAGTATATAACAATAACCGCATCTAAACAAACGTTAAAAGCATCGCAAGAgcgtttcgcgcgctcgccaGTTTGTCCGAGTGTCGATGCGTATGCAGCGTTTATATTGAGGAACGATCGAacgtatgaataaaaaaaaaaggctaTCGACGCGCGTGTGTCgttcactttttttataacaaaaaacgCACACGCTCGTATATAGTCGCCGCAACAAAAAAGAAGACGCAGTGTATGCACACGCGGACAGCGAACGAGAGCGCGAAGATCAATCGATTGATTTGTCGTCGATTTTcttgaattgtaaaatacgataaagagagacatGGTATTATGTATCGcatacacactcacacacacacacacaaaacacTGTATCGATTCAGAGCTATAATCTCTCGCAAGCAGAAAGAGATATAGCAGCGTTAACAAGTACTGGCATGTAAAATGGCGCGTCTATTGATGTTTCGAACGTTTGAATTTGTTTAATgaatacctatatataataaagaatttaaaataataagaaataatATTCCTTACACGCATATGCATCTATCCATATCTGCTATATATAACAAATACTTTCTTAATTCAATCTTCAAGCTGATGCGAGAATTAGAATTTCAATCCTGCGAGAGTGCAGCACTCACAGGGCCTTTTTATATGGAATTAATCTAATATGCCCCCGAAAGAGGCGACGCACAATGAACGCGTTCATCGAATTTCCAGATatatcttctctctctctctctctctctctctctctcgcgcgtcaAGCGAGTCTGCGCAAGCTCCCTTTCTGGACTTGCCCAATTTATCGGGCAAGTCCGCGGCCTGTTTACACTCTCTGCGCTCAATTAAACTTGCCGCCAGAAATGTGTCATCATCCGCACGAGCTTTCGCTCGCGACAGGATGTCGGTATATGTGGCCTGTCGTGTAGTTCGTTTTTCATCTCAAACTTTACGAGAGACTGTTTTTAGAACTCTGTATACGCAGCCGCTACACACATCAAGCTCGAAACTTTCCTCATTATACGAGCGCGCTGATTGTTAcgcgatataaaaaaaaatcgatacaAAAAATTGCGTAGACGCAGAGTTTTAGAAATTCGATGAAACGCTTTTGttgtcttcttttttttttgttcgcttTGCCAGAGAAGATAATTCATGTCCTGCGCAACGAGGAGGAAAAATGCCGCGTATTGCTGATCGataatgtgtgtatataggtgcGAAGGAGTATAGTGGATacagtatatgtatatagaagctCCTGATAAAAATCCGCCATCTTGAGAGCACTTATATATACTCGCCGGTGCAGCGCagcgaaggagagaaaaaaaaattccgcgGTCGTATATATAAACGTTTTATTGCGAGCGAGATTACGCAGCGATTTGTTATTGCAGATTCTTGCAATTATTGTTCATTGCATCAcgacagcgagagagagagagagagagagagagagagagagagagagagagagagagagagacggttACGAGCTGATAACGAAATCGAGTCAGATGTtatttcccttttttttattttattgtacatATTTCATACCAAATCTGTCGTATCGTAAATAACAAGTGTATGAGTAGAATacaatgatgataataatatagagatttaacaataataacgcaGTTGAACCAATTGCTTGGGTTTCCAAAAATATCTTAGGGGCTCTAAGTATTGCACATATGCATGCgtaaagaataataaaaaaaaataaagaaattggCACGGTTAAAATTAATCGTCAGCTCTCGGTATTtcaaaaatacgcaaaatggttaaaataaaaaaaagttggaCAGCAGTGGCTTGGATTAACGAAATAGAATCGATAAATTTTCCTATAGTTACTCGTGTAGCTGCTTATCTGACTTATTCGTAAACATTTAACAATGAGATACATTAAAATTTGTACAAAGATTTCTCTCCCTTGTTCTCTCACTCGAGCACGTCAGCTTTCTCGATAAACCTCCAATAGTCGTATTATATTatggaagaagaaaaagaagaaaccgTACACAGTGTCGATGAGATAATTACGTATATTCAAGAAAATTTTCGCGCcgttcttctttctctccttgtcatttttcttttatcacaAACCTACATGAGTAAGAATTAGTCAGCTTTCAAATGGATACTTAACGGtaagtaaaaataatcgatCTTATTAGACCGTCTCGTACTGTGTCCGATGAATTTCCAGTTCCAAAGCAGAATAAAACGTTATCACAGATTTTGTTTTGGTTGCAACTCGCTAGCGGATACCAGCCCTCTCTGTTAAATACAACTCCTATTTTGTATAGCTGAAAGCGAGCAAGATTGATTATTGGAGAGAATTGCATAATTTGTTGCTGGAAAAAACTACTCGATAAAGGAGCAAATGATTTACCTTGTTCTTTTGAACGTATACTGGACGATTAAATGTAACTTCTATCAAGTCTTGAACATCGACTTTTGTGCTGAAATGAGTATACGTCAAGCGGGTGCCATAAGCGTCCAGAAGATGGGCGTACAAAATCTCCGTGTAGGACGATTTCGGAGGCTGAGTATTATTTGGCTGTAAAACGAATCAAAACGTTAGAGACAATTTCCTCTAGGTTTTCTCAGCAAATAATCACGTATATCTTATTACCATATTTAAAATTTGCGATGGAACTTGCAAACCTAATACGCAGATGTTCTTGTCGACTACGAACGTAACGGTGCAATCCAATATGTTGTCGTTATAAACTTCTGTCTGTTGCTCCACCGACCGTATGCAATAGTATTTCGGAGTATCGCGGGCTTCGACGTTCGCGATCGCCACTGGTCTACCCTGAGAactactgctactgctgctctcTCCCGCACTTCTCCTTAAAGCAATGGGCTCTACAATGGAGCTGGATTGTTCTCCCGCGATGGAGAATGGAAGGAATGAGGAAGACGTAACTAAGTTTATCGGATGTTCCTCCAAATCGTAAGGACGCCTTCCAAAGATCGTCACTGGCTGAGAtctctttttctaaaacatGAGATAAAAGCTCGTTAACTTGTTAACTACAAATAAAATACCTGAATGATAAAACTTTGAGACTCACAGAAAAGTCTGTACTAAAAACTTGACTGAAAACATTGGTTCTAATTTGGCTGTTTGTAGTGAAGCCTTCGGGCAATGCAGATTCACTGTTCCTAGATGAAATATTCATCAATAGTGCGAAAGCTTCTTCTTGTGACAACAATGGAGACTTTCCAGGTCCTTCCGCGAATTCTTGAGGAGACAAGGTAAGAAATCTAATTTTAGTTAAAGCATTTCCAATCACAGTTTTCAAAGATTTTGGATCTGAGGCATCCAAGGATTTTCTGTTGCATTCCGCTTTAGCCCACTTTTCCAGGGCATTGAACAGCTCTATTTCTGAACTGACTTGCAATTCATCCTGATCCAGAATAGTCATTACAGTCGCTTGCTCTACGTCGTCCCAGCTGGATTCGTTTAACACCTCGTTGGTCTTTAAGCGCATGATTTGCAGACATTTTTCCATGAGCACCGGCTCTTCAAATAACTTTGCAAACTCGTAAGCTCGACAGGCTTTCTTGGGGGAAAGATCGGACCACAGAAATTTTGTGCACTCTTCGACCAGAAACGGCAGCATGTACTTCTTTGCACAATAACACAGTTCACAGGCAAGTTCAAAGGATCCCAGATCTACTCTATCCGTGTAGATATACTCTAGCAGTGCTTTGAAAGCCTCTGGCTGCACATCTCTTATGGGTATAGGATCGTTCTTCTCTGCCATACCTCCGTAGAACATTGCCTCGAATACCGGACTCGACATTGCCAGGAACACTTTGTGTCCCTCCAGTATCTGTTGGTTAGGCTCTTGACCAACGATGAACTTGCAATCCGACCTGACAAACAAAGTCACAAACTCATCAATGCGAACCAATGAGAAAAAGCCAGCGAACAACATCAACAAAATACATACCACTGCCCCATTTCCAGCAGGTACTGACTCCTCTGTGCGACCTTCTGCTTGGTCGTTTGCCAGTCATAGGGCAACACCATAGCTCCTCTATGGCTGTCGCTGAGCTTGTCCGAATCCAGTTCTGAGCCTGTATGTGCACATGCACTTCAGTaatgagcagcagcagctgcaggaGCAAACCTCCTCCGCATTCGCGCGCTACACAAAGCGTAGCCTCCTGCGCGTTCCGCTAAGTCCGATAAAGTCGTCGGTCTATTTCAGTGCGCCTCGTGCCGTgaattctaaaaataatagcCGAGTTTGACATAAACAATGAACGAGTCCGGGCCAACGCGCTCTTTCGCTAGGCATATATCACGCacagtgtatacacacacacacacacgcgcgcgcgcgcgcacttacCCCCGGGGCCAGGACGACCTGGACGACATTTGTCTGGCTCTCTCACATCGACGGGGCTGCTGCACTTCCCTCTCGGGACTTGTTCGCTTGTAAGAGGCCACACGAGCCGGAGACTACTGTCAAAACAAACGCCCAAAAACAGCAGAATAGAGGGTTCAGTCAGTCGTCGGAAGGTCGTCGTCGGCGCCGCCGTGTGTGTTGCGACGCAAAACGCTTCTATACCACCTAATATCCGTAGGATATGTCGGACTAGTATGCAGCCTGCAGCTCCATATCAGCTCTCTCCTgatcgtcctctctctcttccctaGCTGCTCCGTCGAGAAAAGGACGTCCCCACAGCTGACCCAGTTTCTCAGCTGTCGGTAAGTAAGTATTTTAGGtattcgcgtttttttttttattccccAAGTAGACACTCGCGCTCACAGATGGCTTTCTGACTCTGGAGGTTAGAGTGCACCGTGTGCATGCTCCTGATGACCATCTCTGGACAGTGCCTTATATTTCTGCTCTGTGCCGGCTATCGGCGCAACagatgaaagagagagactatTGAATCATTTTGATTCCATATGTCGTTATTTTTCTGATCAAGAAGAAAACGATATTAATCGCGAAATAGTCATCGTAAAGTGATAAGTTAGCCATGGCAGACGATATCGAATTGTTCACCTCTATTGGTTTGACAAAACAAAAAGCAGCGGAAACACTCAAGAATGCGCAAGTtactcaaaatttaaaaagcgtTATCAACGAGGTACAGAAGCACAAGGAAATTAGTGCTGTCAATGGGGTTCTATTGTATCATCTTGCTTCGAATTTGAAAGCTCAGATCGCACACCGGATTCCATTTCTTGTACGCTACGTGGTAGATGAAAAACTGAATACAGTGCAGCGGTTGGATTGTGCTCTTGATTACTTATTGAATCACCTGAAGGAAGATGTGGACGTTAAAGAGTTCGAAGAATTTTGTGGAATAGGAGTGGTAATCTCACCTGAAGAAATCGAAGATGAAGTTAAGAAGTATGTAAACAAATTCAAGGATgaaatcgttgaaaaaagGTACAAGTTTAACACTGGTCTTATTATGCAAGAACTTAGAACTTCTTTGAAATGGGCAGACGGCAAAGCTATCAAAAATGAGATTGACATTCAATTGCTTGATTTACTTGGACCAAAAACAGAGTTGGATAATGTTAAGGCTCCTAAAAAGTCTAAACAGCCGAATCAATCGCAACCAAAAAATGTGCCGGATGCCTCAAAGGAACCAGCTATTAAAAAAGTTGCGGAACCATTGAGCATAAATGAATTgataaaaaccaaaattcattttcataaacctggagaaaattttaaaaccgaAGGTTACGTTATAACACCAAACACTGAGAAGTTATTGAAGGAACATTTGGCTATTACTGGCGGAAAAGTAAGAACGAGATTTCCACCAGAACCAAATGGAATCTTACACGTTGGTCATGCAAAGGctataaatatcaattttgGATATGCTGCAGCATACAATGGTTCTTGTTACTTGCGCTACGATGATACAAAcccagaaaaagaagaagaaaagtttTTCACTGGAATTCTTGATATCGTTCAGTGGCTTGGCTATGTCCCTGCCAAAATTACTCATTCTTCAgataattttgatttattgtaCGAATGGGCCTTGTGTTTGATAAAGAAAGGTTTAGCTTACGTTTGTCATCAAACCAGCAGTGAAATGAAAGGTTTTAACCCTGTTCCTAGTCCATGGCGTGAGCGACCTGTAAGCGAAAGCTTGAGAATCTTTGAAGACATGAAAAATGGATTGCTTGATGAGGGTGAAGCTACACTACGAATGAAACTTACTCTTGAAGAAGGAAAGCAGGATCCTGTTGCATATCGTATTAAATTTGCTCACCACCATAGAACAGGAAACAAATGGTGTATTTATCCAACATACGACTTCACGCATTGCCTTTGTGATAGTATTGAACACATAACACATTCACTTTGTACAAAAGAATTTCAGTCTAGACGGTCTTCGTATTATTGGCTTTGTAATGCTCTTGATATATATTGTCCAGTACAATGGGAGTACGGAAGATTAAATGTGAGTTATACTGTTGtttctaaaagaaaaatagcaaaactcattgaaaagaaaatagtTGATGACTGGGATGATCCAAGATTATTTACTCTATCTGCTCTGAGAAGAAGAGGCTTCACTCCTGAAGCTATCAACCGTTTCTGTGCTCAAATGGGTGTTACTGGAGCACAAGTTGTGATTGATCCATCTGTTCTTGAAGCTGCAGTTAGAGATCACCTAAATGTTTCAGCCCCTCGTCATATGGTTGTATTAGAACCACTTAAATTAACCATAGTTAATTATGAGCATAATGCACCAGTTATTATGGAAATCCCAGATTTTCCAGGAGAGAAAGATAAAGGAGTTCATTCGGTTGTTTTTGATCAAATAATCTACATCGATGCTTCTGACTTCCAAGAGGAAGCAGAAAGTAATTTTAGACGCTTGACCTTGAAACAGTCTGTTGGCTTGAAATACGCAGGCATTGTTGTCAAAGTGATTGAAATAGAACGAGACGCTAATGGAactataacaaatataatggTGCAACAAGAACCTGTTTCAGAAACCACGAAACCTAAGGCATTTATTCAGTGGGTATGTCAACCAGCAATAGCCAAAGTGcgaatttatgaaaaattatttgagcATAAAAATCCAGAAGACATAAACGAAGTGCCTAATGGATACTTGAGTGATATTAACTACAACAGTAAAAAAGAAACTGTCGCATACATTgatcaaaatttgaaaaaaattataaagccGTTTGCAAAATATCAATTTGAAAGGATAGGATTTTTCTCTGTTGATCCTGATTCAACCGCTGAAAGGGCTGTATTCAACAGGACCGTAACGCTAAAGGAGAGTAATTTGAAATGATGAAAATCAAACTGAGAAATTTTAATATGCAATAAAGCTGAAAAAGTGTAAACTTATAAATATTGTCTAATAATTTGTAAATCCTATAAAAAATCTTCCCTTGCTCCACAATTCAACTCCACAACACTGTTCAACatagtatataatttttaaacgatAATATGActagtaaataattatttttgaaatttaaattaaaacattttttaattaatagaaCGCTTACCTACCGCGGCAACAAGTAGCGATGTAACTCGATAGGTAAGCACATAAGTACGGGTAAGTATATGAGTTCGACTTTACCGGCCTGTAATAACTacccaataaaaaaaagcggCCGCGGTACGCAGCTCTCTACTCGTCTACTTTTACTGGTGCCACAGCTGCAGCTTGTCAATATAAGCACCTTCGACCGCACAGGAACACTGTCTCAATAAATGAACCTGACTGAGATCGCGACAACGACAACAAATGACTCGGACCAGCTGGAAGGGGTTAGAATCGTGAGTAATATAGGTAGTATAATAATACGACTTGCTCGCCTTGCtggtcgattttttttttcgtttcattGACTATTTTAACGCGGAAATCACGCTCTGTCATTTGCAGGAAGGGAAATCCCAGACGGATCGGACACTGACCAGTAGTGTAATCGCGTATCTGGCTGATATGCGTAAGAGAAGATGCTCTGCGGTGCAATAATAGTATCTAATAGACGTGGAGTAATTTAGGATAGAAAGAGTGGGTTGGATTGTTGACCAGGATTTGAGGCATGTGAGAGTATCTCTTTCGAGACCATTCCTTTAATTAATATGTCAGATTCGGACTCCGTGTGGACTGACGGAATTGTTCCTGACTTTCCAGTCATCACTGGATTGCATTCAACAGGTAAGGTAtatttgttgttattgttcAATGATGAATTACTGTCTGACTGATGCATCTGATTTTGTAGAGCTAGAGCGGCTAAAACTAATTGTAGTTAAGGGAACTGTAACAAAGACAAATTTAACATTTAATGAACTTCAGCGTCTAGGTCGGAGTAGTGAAGGTCTTGTTCATGGTAAATTGCTAGTGCTCATGTCATTGATCGTTTACAAAAGTTTGAATACAGTTGTTTACATGCAACTTTTTTGCAGATGATGTAAGAAAGTTTCTTTGGCCGAAACTGTTAAGGTTACCAAATGAGGAGCTCAATATGCTTGGAAAGGACCTTGAAAGTGTACATAAACTTATAGATGATGAAATATATCAACAAATACTAAAAGATGTAGCTCGTAGTGGCAGTCATATGCCTGAAGATACCTCAGAGGATGCCATGGGGAAGTTCCACAAGGAATTAACACAGATCATATGCTGGGTACTCTCAAGGCATCCAGAATTAAAGTTAGTGAAATCGTTCTTTCAATTCTGCACTTTATTACTTGCAGTTTCTAGAGGTGTAATTAATTTCACAGCTATTACCAAGGTTATAATGATGTGGCTGCAACAGTTTTGCTAGTCATGGGCCTGCATCAAGGATTACATGTTCTAGAAAAGATATCCCTAAcgtttttagaaagatttatGGAGAAAACAATGGAAAAAGTCAATCAAGaacttttttacatatttgcATTACTGGATAGAGAGCATCCAAAACTTTTGGAGCATTTGGAAAAGTAACCATCACCAAATTATTACTGAGATATTGTATATACAATGTAAACTATAGATCTTATATTACTTTGATGTTACAGCGTAGAATTATTTCCTCATTTTGCTCTGGCTGAGTATACCACATGGTATGCTCATAAATATGCCGAAAACAGAAAATTACTTCACAGACTGTTTGATTTCTTTCTCGGAAGTCCACCCCTGATTCCATTATATTTAAGTACCAAAATCGTTGCATATAGAGATAAGGAGATTTTTAATACAACGCCTGATATGGGACATACTCATAAAGTTCTTAGCACGGTAAGGAGCGTTACAATTGATTTGAGATTATTTTACTCGTGTTGAATGTAACGCGTCATTTTTACGTTTTCAGTTACCTGATGATTTGCCATTTGAAAAACTACTTTTTCATTCTACGAAACTGTACCAACAGTATCCTCCAGAGTCGATAGATAACGACGTCCGGGATTTCGATTACAGAAGAAGACGAAAAGAACAAGAATGGAGAAACAAAACTGAAGCGATCCGTTTAGAGCGCGAACgacaaagaaaattaaaagtagCTCGCACACAACCGCGTATCCCATATCGTTTAAAAAGTTACAAAACTATTACAGTTGTTACTATCTTAGCCCTTGGTTTGtatgcgtttttaaaaagctCCTCAGGGCTCAACTGACATTAGCCcaacttttttgttttggttacCATTTGATTACATTACTCTTTGtgcattatcatttttttttttattttggaaaaattattttgttcagAAATTTTGTAGAATAAAACTTTACAAAACGATGTGCTGAACTGTAATTATAATGCATGcaaatcaaaattataattatcttTTATGTGATTTACagatcttttaaaattttaaacggaACTTTGTTCCTCTGTTGCACTTTCTGAAGATAAGTTGTACAATATACTTTATAAGAGTGAATGTCGGCAGGTGCTtgtgtgataaatgttttagGAAAAATCTTGAGCATTCCTCTGCTGCCTTTATAAATCTGTTCAGTCAAGATGAACACTAAACATGAGgtgtaaaatttatatatatacatcacTTCCGCTCCAAATATATCACATTCATTGAAATGTGTATCAATGACAGTGCAGTGGAAGTAGAGCTAAATACTTTTTATGTATGTAAAACCTAGATATACAATGATATATTCTGCGAAAAATATTGTACgtaatgtatttataatagaTTATCAATGTATGAAAAATCAGTATAAAagtatttattgtttattaaaaatttgttttcttaaatactgactttttatttattgcgaTATCCGTAATATAGAAATATAATTGGAATTGGTTAAAGAGGCACAcacatatttattaaaaaaactatatctttatttaattaaatagattttgttaataacTCTTGTATTATTAACGACGTTATAAAACTATTGCAAATGGCTGTAATAgaatatcattattttcaCAGCACTGATCAGTCAAAATGAAATCGATTTCACGGGTTGTATGAcgagaaaattaaatattacaatGGAAGTATTGCCagattgaaattgaaaatcatataaaaattcatataaatgtaaatatggATAATCTCAAAACCCTTGAAGCTTCATGGCTGCTCTTTTATAATAAGATTAAAAATCACGCAAGATAAGACCTTAGATCACTTGTtacaatatctttaaaactcCAGAATCAAAAACACTAACACTAAATTTATCGCATTGTTCATTTCTGCTTGAGATACGCG
This genomic interval carries:
- the LOC100123767 gene encoding uncharacterized protein LOC100123767 — encoded protein: MVLPYDWQTTKQKVAQRSQYLLEMGQWSDCKFIVGQEPNQQILEGHKVFLAMSSPVFEAMFYGGMAEKNDPIPIRDVQPEAFKALLEYIYTDRVDLGSFELACELCYCAKKYMLPFLVEECTKFLWSDLSPKKACRAYEFAKLFEEPVLMEKCLQIMRLKTNEVLNESSWDDVEQATVMTILDQDELQVSSEIELFNALEKWAKAECNRKSLDASDPKSLKTVIGNALTKIRFLTLSPQEFAEGPGKSPLLSQEEAFALLMNISSRNSESALPEGFTTNSQIRTNVFSQVFSTDFSKKRSQPVTIFGRRPYDLEEHPINLVTSSSFLPFSIAGEQSSSIVEPIALRRSAGESSSSSSSQGRPVAIANVEARDTPKYYCIRSVEQQTEVYNDNILDCTVTFVVDKNICVLGLQVPSQILNMPNNTQPPKSSYTEILYAHLLDAYGTRLTYTHFSTKVDVQDLIEVTFNRPVYVQKNKLYKIGVVFNREGWYPLASCNQNKICDNVLFCFGTGNSSDTVRDGLIRSIIFTYR
- the LOC100123765 gene encoding probable glutamine--tRNA ligase; the encoded protein is MADDIELFTSIGLTKQKAAETLKNAQVTQNLKSVINEVQKHKEISAVNGVLLYHLASNLKAQIAHRIPFLVRYVVDEKLNTVQRLDCALDYLLNHLKEDVDVKEFEEFCGIGVVISPEEIEDEVKKYVNKFKDEIVEKRYKFNTGLIMQELRTSLKWADGKAIKNEIDIQLLDLLGPKTELDNVKAPKKSKQPNQSQPKNVPDASKEPAIKKVAEPLSINELIKTKIHFHKPGENFKTEGYVITPNTEKLLKEHLAITGGKVRTRFPPEPNGILHVGHAKAININFGYAAAYNGSCYLRYDDTNPEKEEEKFFTGILDIVQWLGYVPAKITHSSDNFDLLYEWALCLIKKGLAYVCHQTSSEMKGFNPVPSPWRERPVSESLRIFEDMKNGLLDEGEATLRMKLTLEEGKQDPVAYRIKFAHHHRTGNKWCIYPTYDFTHCLCDSIEHITHSLCTKEFQSRRSSYYWLCNALDIYCPVQWEYGRLNVSYTVVSKRKIAKLIEKKIVDDWDDPRLFTLSALRRRGFTPEAINRFCAQMGVTGAQVVIDPSVLEAAVRDHLNVSAPRHMVVLEPLKLTIVNYEHNAPVIMEIPDFPGEKDKGVHSVVFDQIIYIDASDFQEEAESNFRRLTLKQSVGLKYAGIVVKVIEIERDANGTITNIMVQQEPVSETTKPKAFIQWVCQPAIAKVRIYEKLFEHKNPEDINEVPNGYLSDINYNSKKETVAYIDQNLKKIIKPFAKYQFERIGFFSVDPDSTAERAVFNRTVTLKESNLK
- the LOC100123763 gene encoding TBC1 domain family member 20 isoform X2 → MSDSDSVWTDGIVPDFPVITGLHSTDDVRKFLWPKLLRLPNEELNMLGKDLESVHKLIDDEIYQQILKDVARSGSHMPEDTSEDAMGKFHKELTQIICWVLSRHPELNYYQGYNDVAATVLLVMGLHQGLHVLEKISLTFLERFMEKTMEKVNQELFYIFALLDREHPKLLEHLENVELFPHFALAEYTTWYAHKYAENRKLLHRLFDFFLGSPPLIPLYLSTKIVAYRDKEIFNTTPDMGHTHKVLSTLPDDLPFEKLLFHSTKLYQQYPPESIDNDVRDFDYRRRRKEQEWRNKTEAIRLERERQRKLKVARTQPRIPYRLKSYKTITVVTILALGLYAFLKSSSGLN
- the LOC100123763 gene encoding TBC1 domain family member 20 isoform X1, translated to MSDSDSVWTDGIVPDFPVITGLHSTELERLKLIVVKGTVTKTNLTFNELQRLGRSSEGLVHDDVRKFLWPKLLRLPNEELNMLGKDLESVHKLIDDEIYQQILKDVARSGSHMPEDTSEDAMGKFHKELTQIICWVLSRHPELNYYQGYNDVAATVLLVMGLHQGLHVLEKISLTFLERFMEKTMEKVNQELFYIFALLDREHPKLLEHLENVELFPHFALAEYTTWYAHKYAENRKLLHRLFDFFLGSPPLIPLYLSTKIVAYRDKEIFNTTPDMGHTHKVLSTLPDDLPFEKLLFHSTKLYQQYPPESIDNDVRDFDYRRRRKEQEWRNKTEAIRLERERQRKLKVARTQPRIPYRLKSYKTITVVTILALGLYAFLKSSSGLN